One genomic segment of Capricornis sumatraensis isolate serow.1 chromosome X, serow.2, whole genome shotgun sequence includes these proteins:
- the LOC138070687 gene encoding developmental pluripotency-associated protein 4-like, with translation MESTNRENNSKEKSEEHTSCKLTSVEAEEGQGTSGEAEKAKNSAQGTKRKRDTKNSTACGPGDTSQRCAGVKPPKTPTRIPIPPLPEVLPPVNLVHRDVIRAWCQQLKLSTKGPKLDGYKRLCEYAYPHQKYIPATTQEARILSLSKRIKIEKGELPLECSVEKTSSDGAAPLARGPPALEGAPPPLEAVVSTSAPDSEAVFASWSRMTARALKSESVGSQETCEVRWCVVHGRSLPADTEGWVRLQFHAAQAWVPGKRRKVSAFFLIPSGDFPPPHLEDNMLCPECVHRNKVLTKSLQ, from the coding sequence atggagagcacaaacaGGGAGAACAACTCCAAAGAGAAATCTGAAGAACATACGAGTTGCAAACTGACATCAGTAGAAGCTGAAGAGGGACAGGGAACTTCTGGTGaagcagagaaagcaaaaaactcagcacaggggaccaaaagaaaaagagatacaaaaaatAGCACAGCTTGCGGCCCAGGAGACACATCACAACGCTGTGCCGGTGTGAAACCTCCGAAGACACCGACGCGGATCCCCATCCCCCCTCTACCTGAAGTCCTGCCGCCTGTCAACCTGGTCCACAGGGATGTCATTCGTGCTTGGTGCCAGCAGttaaaactgagcaccaaaggcCCGAAACTAGATGGATATAAACGACTCTGTGAATATGCTTACCCTCATCAAAAATACATTCCTGCCACAACACAGGAGGCCAGGATCCTGTCACTATCGAAAAGGATAAAGATAGAAAAGGGGGAACTACCACTGGAATGCTCTGTTGAGAAAACATCTTCTGATGGGGCTGCTCCTCTTGCACGGGGGCCACCTGCCCTTGAGGGAGCTCCTCCGCCTCTTGAGGCAGTTGTATCAACTTCTGCCCCCGACTCAGAAGCTGTGTTTGCCTCCTGGAGCAGAATGACAGCCAGGGCCTTGAAGTCGGAGTCCGTAGGATCACAAGAGACCTGTGAGGTCCGCTGGTGCGTGGTCCACGGGAGAAGTCTCCCAGCGGACACAGAAGGCTGGGTTCGTTTACAGTTTCATGCTGCGCAGGCATGGGTGCCTGGAAAACGAAGGAAGGTGTCCGCATTCTTCCTGATACCTTCTGGTGATTTTCCACCCCCACACCTGGAGGACAATATGCTGTGCCCTGAGTGTGTACACAGGAATAAAGTATTAACAAAAAGCCTGCAGTGA